The following coding sequences lie in one Arachis hypogaea cultivar Tifrunner chromosome 9, arahy.Tifrunner.gnm2.J5K5, whole genome shotgun sequence genomic window:
- the LOC112712665 gene encoding LOW QUALITY PROTEIN: vacuolar protein-sorting-associated protein 33 homolog (The sequence of the model RefSeq protein was modified relative to this genomic sequence to represent the inferred CDS: deleted 2 bases in 1 codon), with amino-acid sequence MAQIPNLDNAPINLISIREQSQKELINILKNIRGKKCLVIDLKLGDSLSLIIQTSLLKEHGVELRHLSADHIQTDCTKVVYLVRSQPNLMRHICSNIHHDESKGLQREYHVYFVPRRTVVCEKVLEEEKLHNMVTIGEYPLYIVPMDEDVLSFELDLAYKVCCWILPFLLFLIYLLS; translated from the exons ATGGCTCAGATTCCCAACCTGGACAATGCCCCCATCAATCTCATTTCAATCAG GGAACAATCCcaaaaggagctcatcaacatcCTCAAGAAC ATTCGAGGGAAGAAGTGTTTGGTTATCGATCTGAAGCTAGgggac tctctctctctcatcataCAGACATCGTTACTCAAG GAGCATGGAGTTGAATTGCGGCATCTTTCGGCTGACCACATTCAAACTGACTGCACCAAAGTGGTCTACCTCGTGCGATCTCAGCCTAATTTGATGCGACATATATGTTCTAATATTCACCATGACGAATCAAAAGGACTACAAAGAGAATATCATGTTTATTTTGTCCCCCGCCGCACTGTTGTTTGTGAGAAA GTTCTTGAGGAAGAGAAATTACATAACATGGTTACAATCGGGGAGTatcccttgtatattgtaccaaTGGATGAGGATGTACTATCATTTGAGCTTgaccttgcttacaaagtatgtTGTTGGATATTACCATTTCTGCTCTTCCTGATATATCTATTGAGTTAA
- the LOC112712663 gene encoding U-box domain-containing protein 14, producing the protein MGGGSEKNSKAMMVVARLAESIKEVSGLPECNNVCKRIYGNLVRRVKLLSPLFEELKDSDDESLLSDEQVAAFECLNVALDSAKTLLNSVNHGSKLYQALQRNDTIAKFQQITEKIEEALCGISYDKLEISEEVQEQIELVHAQFKRAKNPTEFADLQLDLDMEVAQKEKDPDPAVLKRLSDKLHLRTINDLKKESAELHELVITSGGEPGEYFETITSLLRKLKDCVLTENPEVDNNDDGKVPIKHRSPVIPDDFRCPISLELMKDPVIVSTGQTYERSCIQKWLDAGHKTCPKTQQTLLHTALTPNYVLKSLIALWCESNGVELPKKQGSCRAKKSGSNHSDCDRTAINTLLDKLANGDMEQQRAAAGELRLLAKRNADNRVCIAEAGAIPLLVELLSSSDPRTQEHAVTALLNLSINESNKGTIVNAGAIPDIVDVLKSGSMEARENAAATLFSLSVLDENKVAIGAAGAIPVLIKLLCEGTPRGKKDAATAIFNLSIYQGNKARAIKAGIVAPLMRFLKDAGGGMVDEALAIMAILASHHEGRIAIGQAEPIPILVEVIRTGSPRNRENAVAVLWSLCTGDLMQLKLAKELGAEEVLHELSENGTDRAKRKAGSILEVLQRIEGDQNVQSS; encoded by the exons ATGGGTGGTGGGAGTGAGAAGAACTCCAAGGCCATGATGGTTGTGGCGCGTTTGGCTGAGTCCATAAAGGAGGTTTCAGGGCTTCCAGAGTGCAACAACGTTTGCAAGAGGATTTATGGGAATCTGGTTAGGAGGGTGAAGCTTTTGAGCCCTCTCTTTGAAGAATTGAAGGACAGTGATGATGAGTCCCTCCTCAGTGATGAACAAGTTGCAGCTTTTGAGTGTCTCAACGTTGCATTGGATTCAGCTAAGACTCTTCTTAACTCTGTGAACCATGGGAGTAAGCTTTATCAG GCTTTGCAGAGGAATGATACAATAGCTAAGTTCCAACAAATAACTGAAAAAATTGAAGAGGCATTATGTGGAATTTCCTACGACAAACTTGAGATATCGGAGGAAGTTCAGGAACAG attgaACTGGTGCATGCTCAATTCAAAAGAGCCAAAAATCCTACAGAATTTGCTGATTTACAACTAGATTTGGATATGGAAGTAGCACAGAAAGAAAAAGACCCTGATCCTGCTGTCCTCAAAAGACTTTCCGACAAGTTGCATTTGAGGACTATAAATGATCTGAAGAAAGAGTCTGCTGAGTTACACGAATTGGTTATCACAAGTGGTGGGGAACCAGGAGAATATTTTGAGACAATAACATCCCTTCTTAGGAAACTGAAGGACTGCGTGTTAACCGAAAATCCTGAggttgataacaatgatgatggAAAAGTGCCAATTAAGCACAGGTCTCCGGTAATCCCAGATGATTTTCGATGTCCTATATCTCTTGAACTGATGAAAGATCCTGTAATTGTCTCTACTGGTCAG ACATATGAAAGATCATGCATTCAGAAATGGCTTGATGCTGGTCACAAAACCTGCCCCAAGACGCAGCAGACACTTTTGCATACTGCCCTTACCCCTAACTATGTTTTGAAGAGTTTGATCGCTTTATGGTGCGAAAGCAATGGTGTTGAGCTACCGAAGAAGCAGGGGAGCTGTAGAGCAAAGAAATCCGGAAGCAATCATTCGGATTGTGACAGAACTGCTATTAACACATTATTGGATAAACTAGCAAACGGTGATATGGAGCAGCAGAGAGCAGCTGCTGGTGAACTCCGGTTGCTGGCTAAAAGGAATGCAGATAACCGAGTGTGTATTGCCGAGGCAGGAGCAATACCACTTCTTGTGGAATTGTTGTCTTCTTCGGATCCTCGAACGCAGGAGCATGCTGTTACAGCACTTCTTAATCTTTCAATCAATGAGAGCAACAAAGGAACTATAGTAAATGCAGGAGCTATACCGGATATCGTAGATGTACTGAAAAGTGGCAGCATGGAGGCTAGAGAAAACGCAGCTGCAACACTCTTTAGCTTATCCGTTCTAGATGAGAACAAGGTTGCAATAGGAGCAGCTGGAGCTATCCCAGTTCTTATAAAGTTACTTTGCGAAGGTACTCCGAGAGGTAAGAAGGATGCGGCTACTGCGATCTTTAATCTTTCCATCTATCAAGGAAACAAAGCAAGAGCCATCAAAGCCGGTATAGTAGCCCCATTAATGCGATTTTTGAAGGATGCCGGGGGTGGTATGGTAGACGAAGCACTAGCTATAATGGCAATCCTTGCAAGCCACCATGAAGGAAGGATAGCAATCGGTCAGGCTGAGCCAATCCCTATTCTAGTGGAGGTTATACGAACCGGGTCTCCACGCAACAGGGAGAATGCCGTGGCCGTATTGTGGTCGCTTTGCACGGGAGATCTAATGCAATTGAAACTAGCAAAGGAACTTGGCGCAGAAGAAGTGTTACACGAATTATCTGAAAATGGCACAGATAGAGCCAAGAGAAAAGCAGGAAGCATATTAGAAGTCTTACAGCGGATTGAAGGGGATCAGAATGTGCAAAGTTCTTAG